Part of the Vicinamibacterales bacterium genome, ACCATCGGCACGAATCGAACCGGTGCCACGTCGCGCGTGGTCACCTGGCCATCGCGACCCTTCTCGATGAGCTGCAGGACCTGAGCGTCGGATGGGCCGACGGGGATGGCCATGCGGCCGCCCGGTGCCAGCTGCGCGATGAGCGTCTGCGGCACCTGCGGGGGGGCGGCCGTCACAATGACGATATCGAACGGCGCGCGATCGGGCCAGCCGTCGTAGCCATCGCCCAGGCGGACGTGCACCGTCGCGTACCCCAGTCGGACGAGTCGCTCCTGCGCGTCGCGCGCCAGGGCGTCGATCGTCTCGATCGAGAAGACCTCGGCGACAACCTGCGCGAGCACCGCCGACTGATAACCGCAACCCGTGCCGATCTCGAGCGCGCGGTCGGTCGACGAGGGCCGGACCAGTACGGTCATCAGGGCCACGATGAAGGGTTGAGAGATCGTCTGCTGGTGTCCGATCGGCAGGGGCGAATCCTGGTAGGCCCGGGATTGCTGGTCGGGCGGGACGAACGCGTGGCGTGGCACGGCGCGCATGGCCCCGAGGATCCGTTCGTCTCGAATGCCACGGACGACAATCTGCTCGGTGAGCATGCGCTCGCGCGCTTCTGCGAAGGCATCTTCGACCATGCGTGATTATCGCACCGACCGGCGTGCGATTCCTTGATGACCGGCTGTCTGCTTCCCATCTATAATCGTGCCAGTGCCCGTCGATACGTCTTCTCGTCTTCTCGAACGTCGTCTCGGCCCGCTGGACGCTGCCGCGATCGTCATTTCCAATGTCATCGGCGTCGGGATCTTCATCACGCCGCGGATCATTGCGACGGCGACTCCGCACCCGTTCGTCTTCATCGGGGTGTGGGTGGCCGGAGGCCTGCTGGCTTTCGTCGGCGCCATGGCCTACGCCGAACTCGGCACGTTGCGGCCGAGGTCGGGCGGTGAGTACGTCTATCTGCGCGAGGGGTTCGGCCCGCTGGCCGCGTTCCTGACCGGCTGGACGTCGTTTGTCGCCGGCTTTGCCGGCGCGATGGCGGCCGGCGCGCTCGGTGTGTCCGAGTATCTGGGCCGGTTCATCCCGGCCGCGGGCGATGCCACCCCGTTGCTCACGATTCCCGTGCCGTGGCTGCCGCTGGTGTTCTCGCGGCGCAGCCTCGTCGCGCTGTCGGTGATCATCGCCCTGGCTCTCATTCACATCCGCGGTCTCGGTCCCGGTCGTCTCGTGCAGAACGCGCTGGCCGGCGTGAAGGTCGGCGCGCTCGCGCTGTTTGTCGCCATCGGCCTGAGCTTCGGCCACGGCAGCCTGACGCATCTCGCAGACGTGTCCGTGTCGACACCACTCAACCTGCCGCTCGCGTTCATCCTGGTGATGTTCTCGTATAGCGGCTGGAACGCGGCATCGTACGTGGCCGAGGAGATCCGCGATCCCGGACGGAACGTGCCCCGCGCACTGGCGCTCGGCACGGGCACGGTGGTCCTGCTGTACGTCGGGTTGAACGTCCTCTACCTGTACGCCGTGCCGATCGGCGAGATCGCCAACGGTGGCCAGTCGGAAATCGCCATGGTGGCCGCGGAGCGACTGCTCGGACCGGTGGCCGCGACGCTGCTCGGCGCGCTGGCGGTTGTCGTGCTCTCGGGGAGCTTGAGCGCGATGACCGTGGCGGGGCCGCGCGTCTACTTCGCGATGGCCCGCGATGGGGCGTTCTTTCGGTTCGCCGCCCGCATCCATCCCCGGTTCCACACGCCGTGGGTGTCGATCCTCGCGCAGGCCGTCTGGGCTTCGGTGCTGGTGTTGACGAACACCAAGGACCAACTCGCCGAGTACACCGGCTTCGCGGTGCTGCTCTTCTCGGCGATCGCCGTCAGCACGGTCTTCGTCATGCGCCGCCGTCATCCGGACGAGCCGCGGCCGTTCAAGGCGTGGGGTTATCCGGTGGCGCCTGCCATCTTCGTCGTCGTCTCACTCGCCATCACCGTCGCGGCCATCGCCGGCCGACCGGGGCCGTCGCTGCTCGGCGCCGGGATCATCGCGGCCGGGATTCCCATCTACTGGATCTTCAAGGCGCGGAACAAGGACGCCGGGCTGTAGGCGTTCTCCTGGATGAACGACGGGCCCTTGTCGGGCCGCTCACTCGATGTCAGGATCAGCACGCTCGGGGGGTCCATGCGATACATCTGTGGTCCGGTCCTCGTCCTGCTAGCCACCGCGAATCTGATCGCCGGCCAGGTGCCGGTCCGGACGCTGAACACTGACGAGCGGCTGGCCCGGGACATCTTCAAGGAACTGATCGAAATCGACACCACCGATTCGACGGGTGATTGCACGAAGGCCGCCGAGGCGATGGCCTCGAGGTTCAGGACGGCGGGGTTTGGACCCGGCGACGTCCAGGTGCTCGGGCCCTCCCCGAAGAAGCAGAACGTCGTCGCGCGCCTGCGAGGCACCGGCGCAGGCAGGCCGATCCTCCTCATCGCGCACCTCGACGTGGTCGAGGCGCGGCGCGACGACTGGTCGTTCGATCCGTTCGTGTTCCTCGAGCGCGACGGGTACTACTACGGGCGCGGCACCAGCGACATCAAGTCTGGCGCGGCCGTGCTCGCCGCCAACTTGATTCGGTTGAAACAGGAGGGCTACAGGCCGGCCCGCGACCTGATCGTGGCCCTCACGGCGGACGAAGAGGGTGGCACCGCGAATGGGGTCGAGTGGCTCCTGCAGCACCGAAAGGACCTGATTGACGCCGAGTACTGCCTCAACACGGATTCCGGTGGCGGCTCACTGCGACAGGGCGTCAAGACCGCCAACGAGCTCCAGACGTCGGAGAAGGTCTACCTCAGTTTCACGCTCGAGACGAGGAACAGCGGCGGACACAGCGCGCTGCCCGTGAAGGACAACGCAATCTACCACCTGGCAGAGGGGCTCTCGCGGCTCGCCCGGTTCGAGTTCCCGGCGCGCCTGAACGAGACGACCCGCGCGTTCTTCGAACGCATGGCTGGCGTCGTGAAGGGCGCGGTCGGCGCGGACATGAAGGCGGTTGCAGCCAACCCCCTGGACGCCGTCGCGGCAGCGCGGCTCGCGGCGGCCTCCGCCTACTACAACGCGCTCATGCGGACCACCTGCGTCGCCACTCGCCTCGAAGGCGGGCATGCGGACAACGCGCTGCCCCAGATGGCCCGCGCCACGGTCAACTGCCGGATGCTCCCGGAGGATTCACCGGGCGACGTGCAGGCGGCGCTGGTGCGGGTACTGGCCGATCCGGCAATCACGGTCAGGCCGAACGGAGCGCCGCGTCCCTCGCCCGCGTCACCCCTTCGCCCCGACGTCGTGCGCGGCGTCGAGCGCGTCACCACCGCCATGTGGCCGGGCGTGCCGGTCGTTCCGATCATGTCCACCGGCGCCAGCGATGGTCTGCTCCTGAGGCGCGCCGGCATCCCGGTCTACGGCGTCTCCGGGCTCTTCGACGACATCGACGATGTCCGTGCACACGGAAGGGACGAGCGAATGGCGGTCTGGGCCTTCTTCGACGGCCTGGAGTTCATGTACCGCCTGGAGAAGGAACTCGCCGGAGAACCCCTGGCAGCCGGCGAACGGCGCTGACAAACGTGCACGCCGCCCGCTTTGCGGGATGGAGGGGGCACCCCGACTACTGGCGCGGGGAGAACATCGGGTGCTCGAAGCTGAGGTAGAAGAAGACCGCCCGCTGCCCTGCGCTCGGCCCGACGCCAATCGGCACGGCAAACCCCGGAACGATTTGCAGGCCGCTCCTGCAGTTGATGGCCCAGCGGACACCCGGGCTGACCAACAGCGAATCGACGGTCTCGGTCGCGCTCGGCCCGCTCACCACCTGCCCCCGCGAGTAGATGACTTCGACCAGGCCGTTGAAGGTCGGACGCGCGAGCCACACGAGGCTCTGACCGACGCTGAAGCTGGCCGCCGTCGCGGAATCGCCGCTGGCGTTCCGCGCCTTCGGAACGACCGTCGCGCCTGCGTTGATGTGCGTGACGAACGCCTGGTTCAAGACGATGCTGATCGGCAGATTCACCTGGTAGCCCAACGCACCAGAGCCTCGGTACTGACGCTCGTCCCCGGTTCCCGCGATGAGCGAGAACCTGGGAGCGACGGCGACTTTCGAGTCGCCACTCCCCACCAGTTGGTAGCGATAGTTCAACGCGATGTCTCCGACGCCGACCCCGCCGTCAGCGGACGCCTCGACGTTCTGAACCGGGAGCGTGACGCTCAGTTGATGGCGCACGCCGGGGACCGGCCACTCCTGGGTGAACGAGTATCCCCAGTTGTTCCCGCGCAGATCGCGCTGCAGCGTGCTGATGTGCTGCACCACGCCTGGTTCCTGGTTGTAGGCCTCTTCGATCAGGAACGAGTTGTCCTGGATCGGCCGCTCGGCCTCCGTCGAGGGAGACGGCGTGGCCGCCGTCGCCGCCTTCGGGTCCTGAGGCGCCAGCCGCGCGGTGGGCGGGGAGGCCGGCCAGGCGCCGGACGCGGTTTCGAGACACGACACGAGCACGAGCCACCCAAGCATTCCTGACATCACGACTATCCTTCCTGACTACGAAATCCCTCCCGGCCGGCACTGCACCGCACCGCAGGTCGAGGCACTTCTACGGAGTGGCCGCGGGTCTCCTGCCGCTCGCCATGCGGAGTGCCGCGTCGGCCAGCCGCTCCAGCGGCAGCACCTCTTCGGCGGCACCAAGCAGGATGGCCTCGCGCGGCATCCCGAAGACGACACAACTCGCCTCGTCCTGCGCCAGCGTCCGGGCACCCGCCTGCCGCATCTCGAGCAATCCGTGCGCCCCATCGTTCCCCATGCCCGTGAGGATGACGCCGACGCCGTTCGCGCCCAGGGCCCGGGCGCACGACCGGAACAGGACGTCCACCGACGGGCGATGACGGTTGACCGGCTCGGAGACGGACACACGAGCCCGGTATTCGGCGCCGCTGCGCACGATGGTCAAATGGAAATTGCCGGGTGCAATCAAGGCGTGCCCGGGCAGCACACGGTCGCCATCGGACGCCTCGCGCACGCGGATCTGGCACAGGCTGTCGAGACGCTCCGCGAAGCTCTTCGTGAACTTCTCCGGCATGTGCTGCACGACGACGACGCCTGGTGAGGTGGGCGGCAGGGCGCCGAGGAGTTCTCTCAGGGCCTCGGTGCCGCCCGTCGACGCGCCAATGGCCAGCACCTTGTGCGTCCCGTCGAAGTGAGCCACGGTCTCGGCCGGGCGCGCCTGCGCTGGACGCGGGCGCGTCCGCCCGGCCACAAAGCGGTGCGCGGATGCGGCTGCCTTCACCTTGTCCACGATCTCGTCCGCGAGGTCGACCGTGCCGCGGGCGACGTCGATCCTGGGCTTGGTGACGAAATCGACCGCTCCCAGCTCGAGGGCGCGCAATGTGGTCGCGCAACCCCGTTCGGTGAGCGAGGACACCATGACCACCGGCATCGGGTGCGCGCGCATCAGTTTCTCGAGGAACGTCAGCCCGTCCATGCGCGGCATCTCCACGTCGAGCGTGAGCACATCCGGGCGCAGCGCCTTGATCTTCTCGATGGCGCCGTATGGATCGTGAGCGACGCCGACCACCTCGAGCGCCGGGTCTCGCGAAAGGAGGTCGGACAGCAACTGGCGCATCAGCGCCGAGTCGTCCACGATCAGGACGCGATGTCGTAGGAGCACGGCTCGGTTCCCCCTCCCGAATTCGGATTACAGTGCCCCGCTTCGTCCGACACGACCTGCGACATCTCGCGGGCACCGAGCGGCCGCACCATCGCGCGGCCGCCGGCGGTGGAGAACCGGACCTCGATCGGCCTGTCGCTGCCGAACTGATGGGCCACGAGCGGTATGTCCTCACGCCGCAGGTAACTCGTGACGAACTCGACGTTCTGGCGCGGCACGCTGGTGCGGGAGTGACCGAGCCAGGGTGCCTCCGTTCCACCGAAGGCCTTGGCCTGCAAACGTCTGCGGTCGCCGCCGAGTCGGACGATCTCGGCGATCAAGAGCCGCATCGCATCGACGCCGTAGCGCCCGACGCCGTGCCCGGTGGGTGGAGTCGTGGCCGAGGCTCCGGACCCGGGCTCCGCGTCTTCGCCACCCGGGAGCAGGAAATGGTTCATGCCGCCGACTCCTGCGACCGGGTCGAACAGGCACGCGGCCACGCAGGACCCCAGAACCGTGCGCAGGACGACCGGCTCGCGGCTGGCGGACACACCGCCGAGCGGCACCGTGACCGACGGGCCGTGCGCCGCCCGATGAAGCGGTGTGGATGACCGGCTGCCTGCGAGCCGGTAGGTGGTCTGCCCGACCGTCTCGAACGCAGGGCAGATGCCGAACAGGTTCTCGGAATGGCCAAGGAAGAGGTAACCCCCTGGCCGAAGCAATTCGGCAAACCGCGACACCACTCGCTGCTGCGTCGGCCGATCGAAGTAGATGAGGACGTTGCGACAGAAGATGGCGTCGAACGGGCCGCGGACCTGCCAGGCCCGGTCGGCGAGGTTCACCTGCCGGACCACGACCATCTCGCGCACCTCGGGCCGCAGCTGGACGCTGCCGGCGCACGACCCCACGCCGCGGAGGAAGTACCGGCGCCGCATATCCTCTGGTAGGTCGGCCATGGCGTCGGCCGAGTACCGCGCCTCGTCGGCCCGTTGCAGCACATCGGTGTCGACGTCCGTCGCCAGGACCTTCGCGTCCCAGCCCAGGCGGCCGTGCAGCGCGTCGCGCAGCGTCATGGCGATCGAGAACGGCTCCTCGCCGGTTGAACACCCGGCGCTCCAGACATCCAGTCGGCGTGGCCGGCCCAGCGTTGAGGCCTTCACGAGGTCGGTCAGGAATGGCCCGCCGAGGAACTCGAAGTGATGGCCCTCCCGAAAGAACGATGTCTTGTTCGTGGTGATGCAGTTCACCATCTCGGTCAGCTCGTCTCCGCCTGGGTCCTCCGTCGTCAGATAGTGATAGTAGTCCGCGTATGTCTCCATCCCGAGGTGCCGCAGCCGTTTCGCCAGGCGCGACGCCACGAGCTGCACCTTGCTTGGACCGAGTGAGATGCCGACCACGCGATAGATGAGTTCCTGGAAGGCCTGGAACTCCTCATCCGTGATGCTGGACTCGGTCGAAGTCCACGGGTGGCCGGCACGGGTTCGCGTCGTGCCGGCCATACCGCGCCGTGCGGAGAGGGAAGGTGTATGTCCCATTGGTCGTCGCGCCCCGCTCAATCTCAGAATTCGACGAACCCGCTGTCCTGCGCGTTGAGGTTCGACGCGTCAGTCGGCCTGACCGTCATCGACGGGGGCGCCGGACGGGAAGCCGTCATGCGCGCGACCGTCTTCTTCTTGACCGTCGGCGCAACCTCGGTCCGCCGCGCGCGGGCGCGCACCGCCCGGTGGTCCTCACCCTCGGCTTCGAGCTTGAACCGGGCGACGAGGTCCTGGAGCTGCTCGGCCTGCGCCGCCAGCGATTCCGCGGTCCCGGACATCTCTTCGGTCTGAGACGCGTTGGCCTGCGTGACCTGGTCCATCTGACTGACCGCCTTGTTGACCTGGTCGATGCCCGACGTCTGCTCGCGCGACGCGGCGGCGATCTCCGAGACGATGTCGGTGACGTGCTTGACCGACGTCATGATCTCCTGGAGCGTGGAGCCCGACTTGTTCACCAGCTCCGACCCGGCCTCGACCTTGCGGACCGAGTCCTGGATGAGCCCCTTGATCTCCTTCGCCGCCGTCGCGCTCCTCTGCGCCAGGTTGCGGACTTCAGCGGCGACCACCGCGAAGCCGCGTCCCTGTTCGCCGGCGCGGGCCGCTTCGACCGCCGCGTTGAGCGCGAGCAGGTTGGTCTGGAACGCGATCTCGTCGATGGCGGTGATGATGTCGGCGATTCGCTTGGACGCCTGGTTGATCTCGGCCATCGCGCCGACGGCCTCACTCACCACCTGGCCGCCCTTCTGCGCCACGTCGCGGGATCCGCTGGCCAACTGGTTGGCCTGCTGGGCGTTGTCGGCGTTCTGCTTGACCGTCGACGTGATCTCCTCGAGACTCGCGGCGGTCTCCTCGATGCTGGACGCCTGTTCCTGGGCGCCGCTGGCGATCTCCTGAGACGCAGAACTGAGCTGCTGCGATGCCGCAGCCACGTTGTCCGCCACCGTCCGCACCTCTTCGAGCGCCTTGCGGATGCCGCCGACGGCCTGGTTCAGCGCCGTGCCGAGCTGACCGGTCTCGTCCGTGCTGGTAACCTCGAGCCGCTGCGTGTAGTCGCCGTTCGCGACGGCCTGGAGCACCGTGACAGCCGCCCCAAGGGGCTTCGCGATCATTCGCCCGATGCCGTAGCCGACGCCGATGGCGAAGAGGGCCGCCAGAACGATAAGGACCACCATCGTCCGAACCGAGCTCTGGTAGACAACGTCGGCCTCGTCGAACGCTCGCCGGCCGAGTTGATCCTTCCACTTGGTCACCTCGTCGAAGCGCGCTCTGATTCCCCTGGCGGTGTCCCTCGACCGCTGGAGGACCGTCGCAGCCTCGTCCTTGCGGCTCGACTGATCGAGGTTCAGCACCAGGCGGACGTCGCTCTCGTAACTGGCGAACATCTGCTTGATCTCGGCGAACTTCGCCTTCTCCTCGGCCGACGTGGCGC contains:
- a CDS encoding protein-L-isoaspartate(D-aspartate) O-methyltransferase, giving the protein MVEDAFAEARERMLTEQIVVRGIRDERILGAMRAVPRHAFVPPDQQSRAYQDSPLPIGHQQTISQPFIVALMTVLVRPSSTDRALEIGTGCGYQSAVLAQVVAEVFSIETIDALARDAQERLVRLGYATVHVRLGDGYDGWPDRAPFDIVIVTAAPPQVPQTLIAQLAPGGRMAIPVGPSDAQVLQLIEKGRDGQVTTRDVAPVRFVPMVETSSRA
- a CDS encoding amino acid permease, with the translated sequence MPVDTSSRLLERRLGPLDAAAIVISNVIGVGIFITPRIIATATPHPFVFIGVWVAGGLLAFVGAMAYAELGTLRPRSGGEYVYLREGFGPLAAFLTGWTSFVAGFAGAMAAGALGVSEYLGRFIPAAGDATPLLTIPVPWLPLVFSRRSLVALSVIIALALIHIRGLGPGRLVQNALAGVKVGALALFVAIGLSFGHGSLTHLADVSVSTPLNLPLAFILVMFSYSGWNAASYVAEEIRDPGRNVPRALALGTGTVVLLYVGLNVLYLYAVPIGEIANGGQSEIAMVAAERLLGPVAATLLGALAVVVLSGSLSAMTVAGPRVYFAMARDGAFFRFAARIHPRFHTPWVSILAQAVWASVLVLTNTKDQLAEYTGFAVLLFSAIAVSTVFVMRRRHPDEPRPFKAWGYPVAPAIFVVVSLAITVAAIAGRPGPSLLGAGIIAAGIPIYWIFKARNKDAGL
- a CDS encoding M20/M25/M40 family metallo-hydrolase, whose product is MRYICGPVLVLLATANLIAGQVPVRTLNTDERLARDIFKELIEIDTTDSTGDCTKAAEAMASRFRTAGFGPGDVQVLGPSPKKQNVVARLRGTGAGRPILLIAHLDVVEARRDDWSFDPFVFLERDGYYYGRGTSDIKSGAAVLAANLIRLKQEGYRPARDLIVALTADEEGGTANGVEWLLQHRKDLIDAEYCLNTDSGGGSLRQGVKTANELQTSEKVYLSFTLETRNSGGHSALPVKDNAIYHLAEGLSRLARFEFPARLNETTRAFFERMAGVVKGAVGADMKAVAANPLDAVAAARLAAASAYYNALMRTTCVATRLEGGHADNALPQMARATVNCRMLPEDSPGDVQAALVRVLADPAITVRPNGAPRPSPASPLRPDVVRGVERVTTAMWPGVPVVPIMSTGASDGLLLRRAGIPVYGVSGLFDDIDDVRAHGRDERMAVWAFFDGLEFMYRLEKELAGEPLAAGERR
- a CDS encoding chemotaxis response regulator protein-glutamate methylesterase yields the protein MLLRHRVLIVDDSALMRQLLSDLLSRDPALEVVGVAHDPYGAIEKIKALRPDVLTLDVEMPRMDGLTFLEKLMRAHPMPVVMVSSLTERGCATTLRALELGAVDFVTKPRIDVARGTVDLADEIVDKVKAAASAHRFVAGRTRPRPAQARPAETVAHFDGTHKVLAIGASTGGTEALRELLGALPPTSPGVVVVQHMPEKFTKSFAERLDSLCQIRVREASDGDRVLPGHALIAPGNFHLTIVRSGAEYRARVSVSEPVNRHRPSVDVLFRSCARALGANGVGVILTGMGNDGAHGLLEMRQAGARTLAQDEASCVVFGMPREAILLGAAEEVLPLERLADAALRMASGRRPAATP
- a CDS encoding CheR family methyltransferase, encoding MAGTTRTRAGHPWTSTESSITDEEFQAFQELIYRVVGISLGPSKVQLVASRLAKRLRHLGMETYADYYHYLTTEDPGGDELTEMVNCITTNKTSFFREGHHFEFLGGPFLTDLVKASTLGRPRRLDVWSAGCSTGEEPFSIAMTLRDALHGRLGWDAKVLATDVDTDVLQRADEARYSADAMADLPEDMRRRYFLRGVGSCAGSVQLRPEVREMVVVRQVNLADRAWQVRGPFDAIFCRNVLIYFDRPTQQRVVSRFAELLRPGGYLFLGHSENLFGICPAFETVGQTTYRLAGSRSSTPLHRAAHGPSVTVPLGGVSASREPVVLRTVLGSCVAACLFDPVAGVGGMNHFLLPGGEDAEPGSGASATTPPTGHGVGRYGVDAMRLLIAEIVRLGGDRRRLQAKAFGGTEAPWLGHSRTSVPRQNVEFVTSYLRREDIPLVAHQFGSDRPIEVRFSTAGGRAMVRPLGAREMSQVVSDEAGHCNPNSGGGTEPCSYDIAS
- a CDS encoding methyl-accepting chemotaxis protein, whose product is MKRFANLKTMTKLMSAFAVLIAVMVGIGYLGLHDVNVTNEMLDTLYQRDMMGSMETKNADALLLDIGRVVATAMVARDAADARQLTQQADADFATFPGHFEKAEKSATSAEEKAKFAEIKQMFASYESDVRLVLNLDQSSRKDEAATVLQRSRDTARGIRARFDEVTKWKDQLGRRAFDEADVVYQSSVRTMVVLIVLAALFAIGVGYGIGRMIAKPLGAAVTVLQAVANGDYTQRLEVTSTDETGQLGTALNQAVGGIRKALEEVRTVADNVAAASQQLSSASQEIASGAQEQASSIEETAASLEEITSTVKQNADNAQQANQLASGSRDVAQKGGQVVSEAVGAMAEINQASKRIADIITAIDEIAFQTNLLALNAAVEAARAGEQGRGFAVVAAEVRNLAQRSATAAKEIKGLIQDSVRKVEAGSELVNKSGSTLQEIMTSVKHVTDIVSEIAAASREQTSGIDQVNKAVSQMDQVTQANASQTEEMSGTAESLAAQAEQLQDLVARFKLEAEGEDHRAVRARARRTEVAPTVKKKTVARMTASRPAPPSMTVRPTDASNLNAQDSGFVEF